In Gammaproteobacteria bacterium, the genomic window GCTAGTCCGTGGTCAAAACTGTGACAGGGTTCACAGATCACACGGTCCTCAATGACCCCGTTGTGAGCGCTTTTCCATTTTTATTTTTTCTTCCAGCCTACCCAAAAGTGTGACGGAGTTCACAAATTGCGCGGTGAAAATCGGCTCCCATGGTATCTACTTGCGCGCCGAAAAAGTCTGTGATCCGCTTCACAGATCGAACGATCCGATCAACCTAAGACCTTGAATATACGGCAGTACTCAGCCATGCTTACGCCATCGGAGCAGGCTGCGGCAGGCTCTGTCCCTTGAGCCCCTGGGCTCTATCATTTCTCGAATTGGGCTGCGGCCCAAAGGAGAGTCGACATGAAAATCAAACAGCAGGGTTTTACCCTCATTGAGCTGGTTGTCGTGATCACCATCTTGGGGATCCTGGCGGCCTTTGCCCTTCCCCGTTTTGCGGGTCTTGAAATCGAGGCCCGTAAGGCGACCGTCGATGGGCTCGCCGGTAGCGTACGCAGTGCCGCGGCGCTCGCCCATTCCTTGCAGCTTGCACAGGCAGGTACAACGGGCGCTTCGGTCACGATGGAAGGCCAGGTCATCACTATGGTGAACCGTTACCCAACGTCCAATGCGGCCGGTA contains:
- a CDS encoding prepilin-type N-terminal cleavage/methylation domain-containing protein, with translation MKIKQQGFTLIELVVVITILGILAAFALPRFAGLEIEARKATVDGLAGSVRSAAALAHSLQLAQAGTTGASVTMEGQVITMVNRYPTSNAAGIEAALQDITGFTGVDNAGDWEIQKDGANDPTQCNVLYAAAGVGASPTITPDKSDC